In Phragmitibacter flavus, the following are encoded in one genomic region:
- a CDS encoding sensor histidine kinase — protein sequence MRSIRAQLLQWLLPGIVFVCVIASAGMYYSAKQAMDADLDAQLGRLAGSARLALRNQTTIDLGGARVPALRAFLAKEEFQQPGQYFELWSSAGKPERRSLNLGKADLPRPSELTRDGTRYDAQLENGERVRVIAMQYPQSTNNEPLDFAVALSRSEGESRLSRLLADLIIGGVVCCAMLCLLLILALRYALRPLERVGEQAAAMGANSLHERFATEAIPSEIAPIVTRLNDLMSRLEQGFERERRFSSDLAHELRTPLAAIRTTSEVAAKWPDQSSLDDFHDITKAATHLQQTVDSLLLLSRIDMASANVSLQSVVLRPLIEECVSLHTPRAQQRDLTFNLQLDAASDIETDPSLLRIIASNLIANATEYAPHGSEIVIIATNDHPILRIENLAPDLTPEDIPRLFDRLWRKDATRNDSSHSGLGLSIASSGAQALGCTLHAELLETGTLQISLFPEK from the coding sequence ATGAGAAGCATCCGAGCTCAACTTCTTCAATGGCTGCTGCCCGGCATCGTTTTTGTGTGCGTCATCGCCAGCGCGGGGATGTATTATTCGGCAAAGCAGGCCATGGATGCGGATCTCGACGCCCAACTTGGCAGACTGGCGGGCTCAGCGCGACTGGCCCTGCGCAATCAGACGACCATCGACCTCGGCGGCGCACGTGTCCCGGCTTTGAGAGCTTTCCTCGCCAAGGAAGAATTTCAACAGCCAGGCCAGTATTTTGAATTGTGGTCATCTGCAGGAAAGCCGGAACGCCGGTCGCTAAATCTGGGCAAAGCGGATCTGCCTCGACCATCCGAATTGACACGCGACGGCACCCGTTATGACGCTCAACTGGAAAACGGTGAACGGGTTCGCGTCATCGCGATGCAATATCCCCAAAGCACCAACAATGAGCCACTGGATTTTGCGGTCGCTTTAAGCCGAAGCGAGGGGGAATCTCGCTTGTCCCGGTTGTTGGCGGATCTGATCATTGGGGGTGTGGTGTGCTGCGCCATGCTTTGCCTGCTGCTGATACTGGCGCTGCGTTATGCCTTGCGCCCGCTGGAGCGCGTTGGCGAGCAGGCTGCAGCAATGGGGGCCAATTCACTGCATGAGCGATTTGCCACGGAAGCCATTCCATCGGAGATCGCGCCCATTGTCACGCGATTGAATGATCTGATGTCGAGACTTGAACAAGGTTTCGAACGCGAGCGAAGGTTCAGCAGCGATCTGGCTCACGAATTACGCACGCCACTTGCCGCAATCCGAACCACCAGTGAAGTGGCCGCCAAGTGGCCGGATCAGTCGTCACTAGATGACTTTCATGACATCACCAAGGCTGCCACGCATTTGCAGCAAACTGTCGATAGCCTGCTGCTGCTTTCACGCATCGACATGGCCTCCGCCAACGTCAGCCTCCAATCCGTCGTTCTGCGCCCGCTGATTGAAGAATGTGTCTCCCTTCACACACCCCGCGCCCAACAACGCGACCTCACCTTCAACCTGCAACTGGATGCCGCATCCGACATAGAAACCGATCCAAGTCTGTTGCGCATCATCGCCAGCAATCTAATTGCCAACGCTACCGAATATGCTCCGCATGGATCCGAGATTGTCATCATCGCAACCAACGACCATCCCATCCTGCGCATCGAAAATCTCGCCCCCGACCTCACCCCTGAAGACATCCCCCGCCTGTTCGACCGCCTTTGGCGAAAAGACGCCACGCGCAACGACAGCTCCCATTCTGGCCTGGGCCTGTCCATAGCATCGAGCGGTGCCCAAGCTCTCGGATGCACCCTCCACGCAGAACTGCTCGAGACCGGCACCCTCCAAATTTCGCTATTTCCCGAAAAATAA
- a CDS encoding response regulator transcription factor: MRILLVEDAASIRKPVVRALKASGFAVDSTGDGVEGWQMAQDHDYDVIILDIMLPGMDGLEILRRLRTSGNETPVLFLTAKDAIEDRVAGLRLGADDYLTKSFAVEELLARVDALGRRKYAKRSPLLVAGDLELDQAAKKVRRAGRELNLTPQLFSLLEYLLLRKGHVVSRTEIEEHIYDELASPMSNVVDTAVCALRRAIALSDESEPIIHTRRGMGYVIPESP, from the coding sequence ATGCGCATCCTCCTCGTCGAAGACGCCGCCTCCATTCGCAAACCAGTCGTAAGGGCACTCAAAGCGTCGGGATTTGCCGTGGACTCTACCGGTGACGGCGTGGAGGGCTGGCAGATGGCGCAAGATCATGATTATGACGTGATCATTCTCGACATCATGTTGCCTGGCATGGATGGACTTGAAATTCTGCGCCGGCTTCGAACCTCTGGAAATGAAACCCCTGTGTTATTCCTTACGGCCAAGGATGCCATCGAGGATCGCGTTGCGGGTTTGCGACTTGGTGCGGATGACTACCTAACAAAATCTTTTGCCGTCGAAGAACTGCTTGCCCGGGTTGATGCGTTGGGGCGCAGAAAGTATGCGAAGCGTTCTCCCCTGCTTGTTGCAGGCGATCTGGAGCTCGACCAGGCAGCGAAAAAAGTCCGCCGCGCTGGGCGCGAACTGAACCTTACGCCGCAGCTTTTCTCACTGTTGGAGTATCTGCTTTTGCGAAAGGGGCATGTCGTCTCACGCACAGAAATTGAGGAACACATTTACGATGAACTGGCTTCTCCCATGAGCAATGTGGTCGACACGGCGGTATGTGCTTTGCGTCGCGCCATTGCGCTTTCCGATGAGAGCGAACCGATTATCCATACACGTCGCGGGATGGGTTATGTGATTCCCGAATCCCCATGA